The Balaenoptera acutorostrata chromosome 2, mBalAcu1.1, whole genome shotgun sequence genomic sequence CAGCCGGAGCGAGATTCTCCGCGGCTGGCTCTGCAGAAGAAAGGACCCAGGGCGAGAGCTTTCTGACCTGCGGGCTTTCAACCAGTCAGTCAGTGGGGCTTGTTTAAGGTGCTGAGTTTGCGGGCATTCGTTATCCACGCATAGAAAAGGCATCTCGAAGGGCAACTGTCTTTACGTTGTGGGAGGCAGTGGAAAcctgtgtttctctgtgtgtgtgtgtgtgtgtgtgtgtgtcagcgtATAAATACAGCAGCAAGGCTGACCTTCCCTCGTCTCGTCTTTGTCATTGCAGGTCGCCGATCAGCCGAGCCCAGCCCGAGCCCCCGCGTCTTGCGGCGCCGGGATGGCCAAGGCCAGCGCGTCGCTCCCGGGCAAAGGTCGGGGCACAGGTGTGtcgggtgagggaggaggggtgcCCCTGGGCCCCGGCCCCAGCCGCCTGGACCGAATCCCGCGGGACCGACTTGAGGGACTGAGGAGAGCCTGTGACGAGGAAGGCGAGCTCAGGCGTCAGGACGGCCCGCGTCCAAGGGCAGGTGAAGAGGCAAACTCCTCGTCACGTCCTCCTGCAGCCAAGAGACGGAAGGTGGCCACCAAGGGGAAGAGAGCGGGGAAGCGGGACATGGACGAATTGGAGGCGCAGAGGATGAGAACGCTCGTGTCTTCTATGAGCCAGGAGCAGCTGGACCGTTACGAAGTGTATCGCCGATCAGCCTTCCCCAAGGCCACCGTGAAGCATCTGATCCAGACCGTGGCCGGCTCGACGGTGTCCCAGAACGTGGTCATTGCCATGTCCGGAATGGCCAAGGTCTTCGTCGGGGAGGTGGTCGAGGAGGCTCTGGACGTGTGTGAGAAGTGGGGGGAAACGCCCCCACTCCAACCCAAGCATATGAGAGAGGCTGTTCGGAGGTTACGCTCCAAGGGGCAAATCCCCGGCAGCAAGCACAAGAAGATCCTATTCTTCTAGGCCAGGGCCAGCGAGGGCCTGTCGCCGAGGAACCAGTCCTGCTGGCAGAGCAGCCTCCTGACCCTGAGACGTTGCCCCACCCATGCAGCTCCTGTATTTCTGGCCACCGGGGATTTCCCCAGGATGGATAAGCAGAAGAAAATTGGAGAGAGAAGATCCACCACACCTCCAGCTGCTTCTCTGAAAAGACCAAAAACACCCAGAAGCCTCTagacagctggaggaatcatcaGGAAAGAGAGACGACCCAGCCAGCGTACGTGTATCAGAAACGATATGTGGAACATCGCTCTGGAACCCGTGGGCAATGGAATTGTAAGAAAGGGATGTTGCGAACGGTTCCGCGCCCATCCATCTGATAAGCCAGATGAAAGGAACCGATTCCTTGAGAGACGCCACCTGCCACAACACACCCACGAAGAAACAGACTGCAAAGGCCTCTACCTATCATAGACATTGAATCCATACTCAACAACCATCCCTATCCCAGAATACCAGGCCCAGAGGCGTTCACTAATGGATTCTAGCAAACACTTAAAGCAGAAATTATACCGCTcctctacaatctcttccaggaGGTGGAAGCTTAGGGAATTCTTCCTAACTCATACCATGAGACCAGCCTTAGCTTCATCCCGTGACCCAAGGCATTCGCAGAGAACTAGACACGACTATCTCTCGTGCAGAGAGATGCCAAAACCCTGAATCACCTTTCCGCTAACCACATCCAGCCATGGGTAAGAAGAGGCATAGATGGCTGGAGCTAGTGGGACTGATTCCAGGTATCCAGGGCGGGCTCAGCCTTCAGACACCCTTGGATGGGATCCATGACCCATGCATAGGCCAAGGGAGAAAAATCACAGGACCCTACCGAGAGATAAGATAAAAGCCTCGGACAAAGTCCCACACTCACCCACTCCTGATGAAACTAGAAAGGCAGGGGAATGTAGCTCGATCAGGAACCTCTTGCAAAGAGCTGCAGCTTGTCGGCACTCTTGCAAATGGTGAGGAAGGAACTCGAAGCTCCCAGCAAGATCCCGGGAAGAGGCAAGCATCTGTCTTCTCACCACTCGTTTCCTACCTGGGGCCGGGGGTCGTAGCTAATGCCCGAGGTCAGGCAAAGTTTGAAAAGGCTTAGGGATCGGGAAGAAAGCATCAAAGCATCTTCATCTGTTCCCTGATGGCCTATCAGAAAGCAGTAGACTTATGTACCTTCATTCCCATTGTACCCTGCAACCTTGCTAGGATCAATCACTTGTCAATCCCAGGATTATTTCCGCCCCGAGTTTTGCTCAAGTCTTTCTGGTTTTCCTACATAATTGTGTAGGAAATCTGTTGAACCAACCCCCTTTGATTCATTCTTCCCGAGGCTTATGCGTTTGATTAACTTGGCCTGACGTAGAGCATCAGCTAGGACTGCCGATCTGAGAAAGGAACCCTCATTCACTGCTGCTGAGAATGCGAAACTGGACAGCCACCGTGAATGGATAGAGGGGTATGCCCCGCGACAAATTCATCTCTTGAAGCCCAAACCGCCAATGAGACTGTCTTTGGGGCTAGGGCCTTCAGCGGAGTAAATACGGTCAAAGGAAGCGCTCTGGCTGAGCTCCACACCCCGTGACTATCAGATGTGAAGATAGGGACTTCAGAGAGGTGATTCAGATCCAAGGCACGGCTTCTGGAGGGGCCCCGATCCAGCAGCACTGGTGTCTTTCAAAGTAGAGACCGAGGCACCAGGGATAGTACAGCCAGAGCCAAGGCCATGCCAGGACACAGCCGGACAGTGGACAGATGCAGCCCAGGAGAGAGGCATCACTGAACAACGAGTCGGCTCGCAACGCGATCTGGCAGTTTCCAATCTCCAGAAgggtgagaaaataaatacacGTGCGTTGGCGCGAGCCTCCAATCTGTGGTGTCTTTGTGAGTGGGCAGCGCTAGGCGACTAAGGCAGCACCTGGGGAAACAGTGTGGCAGCTTCTTCCAAAACAACACATACTCTAACCCTACAAACCAGCTCCTTGAAGCTCGCCCAAAGGAGGGGAACATGGGTGCCCGCACGCAGCAACCTGCATGCGGACATTCGTAGAATCTGCGTTGCAAACTGCCAGACTCAGCAGGAACCAAATGCCCCTCAGTAGGGAAGAACCGTCAATGAACTGTGGCCCATCCAGACACGGGACTAGTACTGGGCGCTCGAAAGAAATGAGTCATCAGGCCAGGACAAGAGATGCAGAACTCCAAAGGCCTACTGaccaagtgaaagaaaccaatgtgAAATGGCTACAGACCTCAGCATTCCAATGATAGGGACATTGTGGAAGGGGTTAAGCCATGGAGACCGTGGAAACATCAGGAGTCGGCAGGGATtagggtggaggaagggaggaccAGGCGGAGCGCAGAGCGGGTTGAGGGCAGGACAGCCATGCCTTGCGTGCCATGCTCGAAGGGTGGATCCCTGACATGACACGGGAGGGTTCAAGATCCATGGACTATACCATGTGTCAAGGGGGGTGCATCCTGTGAAACATATGTACCCCCGAGATTCCAGATGTGGATGGTGAGCAGGGGTGTACACTAGGGGGGACAGGGGATGGGTCCATTCGATTTGGCCCCAAAGAAACccgaaaatgtttgaaaatacagAAGTATTTAAAGAGGAAAGTTGAAGCCTTGCCATGAGGTCTGCCTACCTATTTCCATGTCTACGGCTTGGGGGAGAATATGGCCTGGGCCACACTGGCCTGGCAGAAAAGGCCTCCTGAGGAGTGACCCTCCGGGCTTTCTGTATTCCCCTCTGCAGGCCAGCGTGTTCCAAGGTGCACCCGAGAGAGAACTTGATGCCTACTGAATTGAGTTCTCTGGCAGGTCCTGTAAGGCTTTCAAAAGCCAGTTTTCAAGATCTGTCTTCTTCCGAGGGTCTATGTTTCTATTGCCATCAAATGTGAAGCCTTCAGTAGCTGGAGGAATTCTGGGCGGCCACCTGGGGCTCACCCGAGTATTTTATAATCATGAATTCTATAAGTAACTTAGATTAATTATGGAATATGTGTCACTGTTTACAAAGGAGAGATGAAGAATAGTACACATTTGTTTCCATGTAAAATCCATCATCAGTACTGGGAGAATCTTTTATTACCTGCAGCTGCATAATTTCAGAAAGTGTATGTGTTTTTGAGATTTTATAACTttgttattttcataaatatttttaaatgcagaatttTTTATTCAGATTCCTTCTTGGCTTTTCAGTATAGGAAacctaatttcattgttttataggGGAGTAAATTAGGGTATAATAACCAACATCTTCATTATTCTTATTCATTCTTACTCCTTGGCCCCCATCTTTTCAGCTTTATCAAAATTGCTTtctgaaataagttttaaaatgtgagaaTTAGAGTTTCATGAAGCAGAGTTTTCAAAACACTGATCTATCCATATGCTGTCATTTTAGAAtttaggaaaaattttttaaattaattaattaattaattaatttttggctgcattgggtcttcattgcttcacacaggatttctctagttgtggcgaatgggagctactcttcgttgcagtgtgcaggctttgcattgtgttggcttctctttttgcggagcacgggctgtaggcacgcgggcttcagtagttgtggcacgcgggctgtagttgtggctcgcgggctttagagcacaggctcagtagttgtggctcacgggcttagttgctcctcggcatgtaggatcctcccgtaccagggctcaaacccgtgttccctgtattgcaggcggattcttaacaactacgccaccagggaagtcccagaatttaggaaattttaaattatcctaTTATCTAGCCACACAGTGGCAAACTTAGGACTAAAATTCATGTAGCAGAATCCTTTCTTTATATTAGAATCCAGTGATTTCCATCCATTTATCTCCCACGTAACAGTCTGCGTTTAGTGTTCCAGATGTGTGAGTAGCTGTGCTCCACACCATTAGTTATTCAGGGatttttatttgttctagttACATGTTTTCACCACCTCCTTGGCAGTGTCATCATCTCTAGTGGGGAAAACTGGTTGCAAAGGATCCCAGTTGCCACTAAGGAGAAGAGAGTGTGAATGAGGCATGCCCATGAAATTGAGACCTAAGCTGGGAGTAGCACCTAAATACATGGCCACACTTTTAGCTACGATTGAGGCCGGGCAGCCACAAGCAGAAAAGTAAGGATGGATTTTGAAAGACAAGTAGGAGTCTCTGTCACAAACTCTGTTGATTCCTACAAATTGTGAAACAGAAGCACAATCTTCAgttctaataataaaataatcttacaggaagtctccagaattctttcatatctgtttctcactgaatcctcatgAAAACCCAGTTGAGTTGAAAGAGTAGGAATATCCATGCTCATCTCAAAAGTGAGCTGTAGTCCTGAGGATGTACAGCAATAACAGCCTTTTAAGATAAGGTCTCatagaaaaaggaaccctcctactctgctggtggggatgtaaactggtatagctaCTATGcagcacagtatggaggttccttaaaaaacaaaaaatagagctaccatatgatcttgcaatcccattcctgggcatatatccagagaaaaccataattcaaaaggatacatgtaccccagtgttcgttgcagcactatttacaatagacaagacatggaagcaacctacatgtccatcaccagatgaatggataaagaagatgtggtatatttatacaattaaatattattcagccataaaaagaatgaaataatgccatttgcagtaacatggatggccctagagattatcatgctaagtgaagtactccaaagacaaatatgatatcacttacatgtggaatctaaaaaatgatgaccaaatgaatttatatacaaagcagaaatagactcacaggcattgaaaacaaacttatggttaccaaaggggaaatgggaggggataaattaggagtttagaattaacatatacacactactgtagataaaatagataaccaacaagaacctactgtatagcatagggaactttactcaacattttgtaataacctataagggaaaagaatctgaaaaaatatctataagtatgtataactgattcactttgctgtacacctgaatctaacacagcattgtaactctattatacttttattaaaaaagataAGATCTCATAACACATTTGTATTCCTTCCAGCGTGTTTGTCAAACCTCTAACAAAGGCAGCTCGTTAGTAGAAATGATCTCTTTGAccatgttataaaatattttttctttttattcctatttcCTTAAACATATTTCAGTCACTGTGTAGATTTTCTGCTTCCTTTAGTAGATTATGAATACCTTGAAGGAAGTATAAGGTATTTATTTTAGGATTCCCATGGCCCTTAAGGAAATGCCTTAAACATAGATACTCACTGAATCAATCTCCTGtaacttttaaatattgattACTTCCTATGTGGTAATAATTGGATCAGAGCAGTTAATTAATTTGGGGGTGGAGTTTTTTGTTACTTTGAAGTAGGCTATTAAGGACTGATAACAAAACTTTTAACAcagtaaaacagataaaaatagacATTAACATAGAAATAGCTTTAGACATTAGTTTGTAAATAATATGAAGCTCATCCATGACAATTAGGTACTATAACACTATTGGTCAATAAACTGACTTTATTATGTGAGTGAcaatctttattttcaaaaagatcaatgaaacattTAGCTggctttctatttaattttctgCTACCAATATACTGTGCAAGGCAAAATATCAAATGCAAAAACATGATATggtgaaccaaaaaaaaaaaaaaaaaaaaaaagcaaaacctctCTACTCTTTCTTTATCCATCCCATTGCCTCTTTCCAGAATGGTTTTCTGGCAGTTTTGAAGGTTAAGAAAAGCTATATTGTAGGTAATTAGCTCCTAGATTCTGCTCTGTGGAATCACTTTTGGCCAATGTTTAATAGGCGCAGCATTTAAAAAGTGCCTTTTGGCCAAAGAAGGTGGGAAAGTGATGCATACTTTATAATTCCTTTTGGGGGATCGCAATAATCATTAGCATGTTAAGTGAAGTGATACAGGATGATTTGAGGTACAAATgatctgtttaactttttaaatgctGTTTCTTCCATACTGATTTGACTATGAAGCGTGTTCGACCTCATATCATCAAGCTATTATGTATTATTCTATATATTTAATCTGGAATCATGCATGCCAAGACAcacccatacatacacacattgaAGAATAGGCTTCTGGAGGTCAACTTCTTGGATTTGGACATTGGTACTGgcacttgctctgtgaccttgaagaAGATTTCTAACCTCTCAGTGATTCCATTTTCTTGCTTTAAAGTGAGGTTAACAGTAATGTTGTGAATAATAAGTGAATTATTTCATGTTATGTGTTTAGAAAAGTACCTGCTATATAATGAATATACAATAATGTCAGTTTCtagaataattattattatattattacatttgttgatagcttgcttttaaaaatgtgatatgtacaattttctttatcttactTTCGTCACTCAGTTATCATTTTAAATCAAACGATTTACCTTAAGTCaatgtctttttattattctatGGTGTGAATATGTCATAAATCATTCAGCCATTCTCTTCCTAatcaacttgtaaaaaaaaattccagtgttttatcattgtgaataatgctaaaATAAACATCTGAATATGTATGTTTTTCTGTCTTgtgtttttcccctttaaaaaattaaaaacaaattcttaactgtggtgaaatatacataacataaaatttaccatctcaaccatttttaagtgtaggtacattcacatttttgtgcaaccaatctccagaactttctttaTCTTGCAAACCTGaagctctgtacccattaaacaataaatcTCCactaccccctcccctgcccagccccttGAAACCACCCTTATCCTTTtactatgaatttgactactcttgggtgcctcatataagtggactcatacagtatttgcctttctgtgactggcttgtttcacttaccataatgtccttcaggttcatctatattgtaacatgtgtcagaattttcttccttttaagcctgaataatatcctattgtatgtatatgctacattttgtttatccattcatttgttgaaggacttaggttgcttctaccttttggctattggaGTAATGATGTTATGAACATGGCTGTATAAATATTGCTTCaagaccctgttttcaattcttttgagtctaAATCAAGAAGTGGAATTTgggggtcatatgataattctgttttcaattttttgaggaactgctacactgttttccatggctaagGCACCATTTTACtgtgttgatttttatttctattggctTTCTCTTAACATTTTGAGCCCTGAATGGATTAATAGCTTTAAGAGATTATTTGtataggaataagaaaaaaatggtaacagGACCAGTGAAATCTAGAACATATGGAATCATCTAGGAAAGAGTCTAGAAGGACTGGGTTTAGAATTGATGCAGCTACTGTCTAATACATCATAAATAGTTCTTGGTAATCTCTGCTGTGGGTACTAAAAGGCCAATCTTTTGACATTTGTGTGTATAATAATTATATTGTCATAAGTTCATGGGTGTCTGAAGGAGCTTTCTATCTGAAACTGTCAGTATCTTTGCTATTGACAG encodes the following:
- the LOC103013007 gene encoding transcription initiation factor TFIID subunit 11-like — its product is MAKASASLPGKGRGTGVSGEGGGVPLGPGPSRLDRIPRDRLEGLRRACDEEGELRRQDGPRPRAGEEANSSSRPPAAKRRKVATKGKRAGKRDMDELEAQRMRTLVSSMSQEQLDRYEVYRRSAFPKATVKHLIQTVAGSTVSQNVVIAMSGMAKVFVGEVVEEALDVCEKWGETPPLQPKHMREAVRRLRSKGQIPGSKHKKILFF